A segment of the Corylus avellana chromosome ca2, CavTom2PMs-1.0 genome:
TTCACAACTTATTGAAGAATGCCAAGGAACACCACACTCCACACAGATAAACCTCTGGCAAACTGGGCACTCAACACAGCTATTATCAGATTGACTTGATGAACTTGCTCTAGCTGACAAACATTCATGAGGATCAAGCAGGACAGAACAATTTGGATATGGACAGTAGATTCTATCTGAGTGGAGAACATTTGCTTCTGCAAGTGCTCTCTCTAAAGATTCATAGGAGGCGAGTGGAAGAAAAGATCTGCACTCAGTGGTGGAGATGTAATATTTGCATCTCAACTGAGGGCACCTTATTGGGACTTGACAGGACTGCACTTTTCCATCAACATACGTTCTCATACAATTTGAGCAGAACTTGTGAGAACATTTCATTGTAACCATCATCAGTGAGAGCTTGTCTTCACAACAGATAGAACAGTTTTCAAGTGATTTATCACCCTGGAAGGGACAAGAGACAACACCCATTGCCACTTGGGCTAATTGCAAAGGCCGCTCAAGATCAAAACTGGGAACAAGTTTCAAAACAAAAGCTTCAAGAGTACTGGCATGTTCTAGAATCCTTTCCCTAAGTGCTATCTGAATTGGAATCTTGAGCCTTTCCTCGTGTGTCATCTGCAAGAGATTCAAATGACATCACTACATGCTTGAAAcctcaaaacaacaaaaatctaCATTATTTGTGGTGTTATGGATCAGCGACATACAATAAAAATCATGCTGAAAAATGCATGATTGCAGTTAAAcccatgaaaaaaataaataaatgaaggaAGAAAACTAGggaggttttacattttaccTCCTTAGACATTACTCTCGAGTCAATCTCCCTGAATTTTCAATCTCATTAATGTTCCCTCTTTGCTCCTTGTCTCATATTTTCTCTTACATTGGTGACTACCATTAACATTAATGTAGGAAGTGCTACACCAGAAAAGCGTCAAATGATCTTTACcagtttctttttttggttcaaatttgaaaagaagtTCAGTGCCTGTTCAACCATTTATGAGCTAGTGACAGTACTATCTTTCAATAAAACGAGGTCTTAGGGTTTTACATCCAGCTGAATCTCAAACTAGATCAAAGTGTAAACCCAAATACCATTATCATTGGGGTGAAAAAAATGGGCTTTTAATCTTGTAAATTAAAAGTACCATAAAATTGTTTGTGCAGAGATTTTCTCCCTCATCAACTTCGAGGGGGTAGAACACTGTCCCCCCCTCCCAACAACTTTATAGCTGGAGCAAAATCAAAGAAgttcttgtttttcttgataATTATCTCTCATCATACTTAGTTCTGAAGGTTCATTTTTTGCCTTTGTTTAACTAGACAATGATTGTTCtaatcaaatttaatgattgattcaATTATTAAGCCGGAAGCATATTTGATACTTTCTATTCCAAACCTTGTCACCAAATTCCAAGGCCCTTCTTCTATTGTCTTTTAATTACAAAGCTAATTCTGAGTTTCCTCAGGAATCATGTTTACCAGATATCCTTGCTCTCAGCTTCCACAAGAGGATCAGGAGTTGCAAAACAAAGGAACAACTTTGCTGAGGCTGATCTCTCTTGTAGACTCAACcttttggaaagaaagaaagaaagaaagaagaaagttcCCCTTTTCTTCATgaagagaaggagaaaaacAATTCCCCTATTAAACCTTGGCTTTCCTTTTGGAATAAACTAGAGATTAGGCCAAAGGATTCCTTCTTGAAATGTCCATTTTCATGCTAAAGCAGAGAATCAATATGAATGATTATACAGCCAAAATGCCTTTTATCCACCTATGTTCTTTCCACACAGCAACCCTTGTGtaatacatgattttttttttttttttttgattggtaaGTTACACACGCACCTGTTGGGACTTGAACCTACGACttcaccctccaccttgctacaaagggaggaagtaccatttgagctaaagtTTATTGGTTTGTAATACATGAAAGTGAATCaagattaattaaaaagaaacacaaaactaaatttCCAAGTCAACAAAGAATTGAAAAAGGAGAtgtgaaaattttctattttgcatctggaaaagtgtaaaaaaaaaaaaaaatactataaagATGATGAAACAATTGCAAGCTATTCATAGAAGAATACCAAATCCTATGACATGGTTAAATACTAAGGTAGAGTTTATTCATTAGGGGAAGGCGAATGATATTTAAAACCCTAATCAAAACTTACATCATGATGGCAATAGTTTTCGAATTTGTCTGATTACATGAACCTTatcatttgaaattgataatAATAGGTGAAGAGATACCAAATCTTTTAGAGTGAAGGATTTACCTGATCATACAACAACTCAGAATCAGTGAAAGCATATACACGACGGATGTTATTTTGCGCAGCCTCCAACAGACCATCCATTAGAGCTAAGTAATCAGCCACAGATTCCTCAACGTAAAAATCAAGCTTTTTCTGCACCTGAATAACAGGAACATTAGCTGATCTTTCCATGACAACTCCAATTCCAGACATCCCAGAACCAGAGTCCCCAACGTCAGCAATAGAGATGCCCTTGAAGAACATCTTCACTGAAAATTCATCGAGATCGTCTTTTGACTCTTCCTTCACGGATTCTTCAGTCTCCTTCCACACTTCCTCATCCTCGCAACAACTCCGAAAATCTTCCTCATCTTCTTCCCTGAATATATTCACAGGAGATATACCACCAAGAACTGCCTGATCCTCCATTTCCAATTCCAGTTTCTCAAATATCCCACAATAGCTCTGCAACTCCAATACTCCTAGATGTGATTAATATCAAAATCTAAGCATGACCCATCTGGAAATCAGTGTTTCAGCAACTATATTTCCCAAAATCACAAAGAAAACTCCGTGTCAAACAGTGATCTTTCAGCTCCTATTGCTAGACCGCAATACGAGGAAAACCCAtccaaaactgcaccaaaaATCACAAAGGAAGAATGATATCAAAACAGTGATCTCTCAGCGTCTTATAGAAATCaacatctgaaaaaaaaaaatagtaaaaaaaaaaaaaaaaacccaccaagGGATCGTTCCGAAATTCCATATCTAAGCCTACTCACGCCGaaaatcttagaaaaaaaaatggtctaaaacgaaacatatatatgatttaaggTCTTCCACATAGATCATaataaactataaaaaaaataaaaaaataaaaaaataaaaatgtacaaAAAGACAAGGTgtatttaattgaaacaaaagAAGTGAAGCTTCCACACCATTATGGTTTTCTCCGAACCTAGAAGGGAAATTTAATCTGATTCTTTTTGGGGCAACTATTGTTGTTGAAGGCTAAGGGGAAAGCAAGGTCAAGGTCTCTCTGCTTTGCTGGCATTCTTCTGTGACTCTCGTCACTACTGTTAAGTTTGTACAATTCTATAGATTCCAAGTTAATTAATGCCTCTCTCGCCCAAGAAGATAACTAGGAAATTTCCAACAAAATGGGtgagaaaattcttcaaaccaaaatttttaaaaaattaataatcttTTTACACTTTATTTACATTGCCGAGAGactaattgtggctattctaGCTGGGCGTAACCATAGTAGTACATACTCGCGGGAAGTAGCAAATCTGACCCAACCTCACCAAGGCATCAATGAGAATCTAAagtggctaatactaatcagacaTGTGGAGATTCTTCATTGCAGAGATTCGAACCCACGCCCTAGTACATATCCTGACCATTTGAAAACTTTCTTGGAGCATTGAACCATCACCCTTAATAGTCATATGTAAGACTTATATATTGAATGCTGAAAGTAATTTAGTGACTTAATTAAGGGCAATCATTGATAAATTATCCTGAGTTTACTTATGTTGCAAGACTTATGAGTATAGTATTTGAGTTTGacacatttttataaatttacaaatctaattaGAACCTAATATGACCTTTAACAAGTTAAGGTTGTTGGGTCCgactcttttaattaaatagattgggTTAAGATAGTCTTATATAATCTTTTATTCATCTATTGAAATGACTCAAACCCGAAATGTAATATTTAAGGCTAACAATTTTTAAGAAGACTCGCAAACCCAATACCAAACATGAAATTAGGTTAGGGTTGAGGAGTATGACACGtataattaaatgagtcgggttagggttgacctatatagttttatatttatgtttcgACACGACCCAAATCCGACATACGACATTTAAGACTAATAATTTTCAGGGctaaatacttttttgcccCTTGTGGTTtaagaagtttatttttttccccctttgttttattttgtatcacaaATAGTACTTCGGTAATGGCTAAAAACGAAGATGGTACCTTTGTCTAAATTATGTTCTAAATTTGACGAAAATCTATGTTAGCACccttaaaaaattgacacgtgtccatatagtaattaaaaataaaaaattagaatttttctaaaaaaaaaaaaatcgagccACCCCTTTAGACAAGATAAGGGTAACATTTTGCCCTAAAGGATGGtcagtttgggggtggccgaaccacccccaagggcccttgggtgtggttcggccacccccaatttgcaaaatgggggtggctgaaaccacctcCCAAGGCTGTTGAGCCACCTTCGTTTGGCttagggtggcttcggccatccTAGacggtggttcggccacccccaaaagcctaattaaggaaaaacaaaatcttagGGTTGGCCCTTGAACCACCCCAGGGCaaaagggggtggctgaaccacccccaatagCCTTGGTTTTGGTTTGGCCACCCATAAACGACTAGGGGTGGCTctagccaccccatgggtggggAGGGGATTTGGTTGGCCATCCCTTagggcaaaatgggggtggctagccaccccatgTTGTCCAAAGGGGTTGCTAGAGCCACCcatttcccttttatttttattttttaatttttgaataattttcattttaaattttaaatttttttttttttttttaattaagtatatagATACATGTTGATTTTTTAAGAGTGTTGACGTggatttttatcaaattttggacagaatttAGACATTTCATTTTTTAGCCATTATTGAAGTACCATTTATGATACACAATGAAATCAatggggcaaaaaataaagttgttaaaccacatgagacaaaaaaatatttaaccctaatttttaatACAACATGAGAACTTAATACaaaccaatacaaaattagtgagTTAAGATTGAAGAAttcaacctatttaattaaataaattgaattaataaTTAACATGTATAATTTTATACCCATCCCTCGTCGAAACTAAccataaaaacaataattgcCAACCCTACTATTTTGTTAACAAGAATAGTCACCTACATATGGGTTTATTCCCTAGAAGGACATTCCCTATCCTGGTGTTTTGATACTTGactcatattttcttttcataaataCAAGTTAAAGCAACTAGCCACTCTAGTTGTGAGATCTGTTgggctgacaattttgacacgacctatAAACTCTACATGAACATGATACGTAGTTGCAAGATTTGGGTTTACCCTAAACGGGTTTAGGTCAACCTGTGTTATCACctgttaatttttgttttcgatGGGTCAACCCGCTTGACCTGCCTCATccgtttaaaataatataataaaaaaaaaccataaacctATAGCAGTAACAATTAAAACTATTGGAGATAATTCCCAAATCAATTACCATGTAAACTTTATAGTTTGAAATTTGCTATTTGCTATGATGGAGTTAAAAATTACTAATCtttgtgaatatttttattcaatgcCAATTTGTTAATCTAATAGACAATTAAACATATTCAGTTTTTATTACATTGtgaatatttttattgtgaaattTTGCTAATTTACTAATCtaataaacaattaaatctATTATGTTTTTATCGCATTGTAATTTGTGAATGCTATTGAATGCtaatgatattattattacatcACTTTTCCTTCAAATGTATTGGGTCATGTCAGCCTGACATgacccattattttaaacgAGTCAAATGGGTCGTGTCGAGTTACATGGTAATTTATTGTGTCGTGTCCGTGTTTTAGATTTCTACCTGTTTATATAAACGGGTCGTGTCCAAGTTGAGGCTAATCGGGTAGCAAGCCAACTGGGTTCGTGTTCGGGTTGACCCACCAACTCATTTTGCCACCCTTTATCTCCAattgagttttgtttttttttttgttttttgttttttttaataaaagtagaTCTCCATTGAGCTTACTCAAAgatatgagcatctcattcacTTGCGAGGATATATTGTGAGGGGGAGTGTATTAAGGggtttaaaaagtgtttttaatacataaaatattgtATGGACAAATAGGTTGGtctgacaaaaaaaatttaaaagacaaattttcattttttttgactattttgttttaaaaaagttcaaaactGCATTTTAGAACATGCTTGAAAAGAAAacttctttaaaagaaaaaaaaaaaaaaaaactatttcaatttttttttttataaacaaaagttctatttctcaattCAATTCCAAATAGACCGTGTGTGTACTAGAATCCATTTAGAATTACCATAATTTGAATAGCAGGACTAAAATTTACATAGCCAAACTCTACTAATTTTGATGCATAACAGTATAACGTAgagttgtaacttgtaagagaAAACAGAATTaatataggaaaaagaaaaacaatactaagtttgttttagtttatataaaCCTTGTccatatcaataataataataataatttttagtctttatattaaaaaaaaaaaaaaaaacctcaataGAATTTTATTTGTGTACTGGGTCCTGAACTGTACAAGTTGAACCGTTTGAAAGAAACAGCAGAGGATgttgagttttatttatttattttcttctaggCTGGTACAGATTGAGCTACATAAATGCAACGCCCCTACCAAATTATTCCCCGCACCAATAAAAATTGGAGGAATAATAAAAGGaattaaagtaataatataagatTCTGAGCCAGAAAGCTTGGTTTAAGATAAGATAAGCTGGGCACATGGGTCCTTGTCGGTTAGATGGGGGACTTTTTCAACGCtctctgagttttttttttatttttttattttttattttttttattttttttatttataaaaattggaaaataaacTGTCAAAAAAGGTCGTCGAAAAATGAGTTTATCTTGACTTTTTCAACgctctaattaattaattatttttaattgaaacaaaTTACTGTCACAGAGCTCGGAAAATGAGACAAATGATTACCCATCCATCCTTCCTAAGTCTCCTCCTCctattacttaattaattaattgtgtaaacAAAATGGTGTCGTTTTGTGCATTCACACTCACACACCACAAGTTTATCGTCTAACAAGACAACAAAACCATGATAGCAACATAGGAGGACCATTTCTTTACTggcattaattaattgttgaCGTATACCTAAACTTACAAGGtaccctttatttttaaatatttttttttaaaaaaattttaaatatggaTGAAGATGAATGAACGATGAAAAACAGGATCCGATGAAGTTGTTAATTCCACATGTTTGGCTCTTGAATTAAATTACCAGCTTTTTCTTCTCTCGTGACGGAGCACGCTACTTTATCGGTACTCACTACACCCATAGTATAGGTGCCTCACATCCTCATAAAactagaaagaaagagagctTGAGTGAATACTGTAATGcccaagaaaatatttaatGGGTTTGTAacgattaaataaaaataagttggaTAAATGAGATAAAATCACAACTgaaaatttagtaaaaaaatgtcTATTAATTAAGCTTATCATGATTAGATGAAATATTATGGGTTAGCGTGATATATTAGAATAGTTTCTGAATAGAGTGATACAAATTGGTACTTGCAAACACACAAAAAGATTAGACAAAAAAGCTTGTTCGTAGGAGTCGGCAGTGTGATAGCTCTCTAtgcttaaattaataatatttttgagtCGACCCATTTTCCTTGGATAAATGCCTCATTTTTATAGAAGGATATAGCAGTTGCTATCGAATAAGATTCCTTGATTCTTAAGATTTGAATAATCTCGAGAATCCTGTAATTTAGGCATTATATTAAAGATCTGTGTATCAGCATTGCACAGTTGGATTCTTGAGACTACCGACTCTAAAGAATTCAGACCGTAGGCAATATAGATAACAGGTGAGATTGTGGGCTTTGGCCCATTACACTATGGGCTTGTATGTATGGCttgatcatgaaaaaaaaaaatgacattgtaAGGCCCATCTTCCCCTCATCTTTCACATGAATTTATAGAAGCCATTTaattttctctcatatttttcaTGTTTCAAGTGGGGCTAAAGGACATGATTAGGTTCCATTATTTGACTTTTCTCACCTAAGCAAATGACCAACactcctttttttaaaaaaagaaacaccatTTTCAAATCAACGTTGAAACTATAAGAAGACACTAGAATTGATCCATGGGGTCTTAGTATATCTATAGAATATTTTACAATAAAGTTGTTGTACCGGTTCGCATCCACTTCATCATCCTCAACCACCTCTATAAAACTATTACAATTTTAATGGTGGAAGGGCAAGTCTACAATTTAGTAAGTTCAAGCAAACTTACCATTTATAATCCAAGCCTTCTCTTGTTTAGAAAATCTATTTCATTACAAGTGTTTACTAGCCACCCGCTTATGCATGTTTTTTCACAAAGCAGTTTTAATAAATGTATAGCTAAATGGTAAACCA
Coding sequences within it:
- the LOC132171155 gene encoding E3 ubiquitin-protein ligase RSL1, giving the protein MEDQAVLGGISPVNIFREEDEEDFRSCCEDEEVWKETEESVKEESKDDLDEFSVKMFFKGISIADVGDSGSGMSGIGVVMERSANVPVIQVQKKLDFYVEESVADYLALMDGLLEAAQNNIRRVYAFTDSELLYDQMTHEERLKIPIQIALRERILEHASTLEAFVLKLVPSFDLERPLQLAQVAMGVVSCPFQGDKSLENCSICCEDKLSLMMVTMKCSHKFCSNCMRTYVDGKVQSCQVPIRCPQLRCKYYISTTECRSFLPLASYESLERALAEANVLHSDRIYCPYPNCSVLLDPHECLSARASSSSQSDNSCVECPVCQRFICVECGVPWHSSISCEEYQNLPLEERDAADITLHQLAQNKRWRRCQQCRRMIELTQGCYHMTCWCGHEFCYSCGAEYRDGQQSCQCAFWDEENSEDFTHSMQESEQWAWETFNSIPMIMDAYSDQERSQLALIQRFLAGGFGLSDHQPYQSPPRCTDSYVDAMKDLHQLPWLERFVSVISDNYYEEYTQ